One region of Halomonas huangheensis genomic DNA includes:
- a CDS encoding mandelate racemase/muconate lactonizing enzyme family protein encodes MTTIKAVRARTVSVPLDHPTSFSNRQVFKRDYALVEVEGEDGHKGIGFCYGGNNAGSLVTHAVRELFAPLLVGADCHATEALWQSMYQEALLHGRCGAVMRAISIIDTALWDRNARAANLPLYKYLGASDLESVPAYASGGYYLDGKTPDHLAQEMLNHVEQGFTAVKMKVGRGDLASEEARLAAVREAIGPDVQLMMDANNAWQDLPSALAFMRMAEPYSPFWIEEPFSPDDIDNHRRLAERTPIPVATGEIEAGRWRFRELLDKEAAMILQTDAAVCGGITEFRRIAATAASFGVEVYPHWFHDLHTHLVASAPNVRMVEFFADDQVLNFRRLVDTQLECRDGRLLLPKRPGLGFDFDAETVDRYASDAWQ; translated from the coding sequence ATGACAACCATAAAAGCCGTGCGTGCTCGAACCGTCAGCGTGCCGCTGGATCATCCGACCAGTTTCTCCAATCGCCAGGTGTTCAAGCGCGACTACGCGCTGGTGGAGGTTGAAGGTGAGGACGGCCACAAGGGCATTGGTTTCTGCTATGGCGGCAACAATGCCGGTTCGCTGGTGACGCATGCGGTACGCGAGCTGTTTGCACCGTTGCTGGTCGGAGCTGATTGCCACGCCACCGAGGCGTTGTGGCAGTCAATGTATCAGGAAGCCTTGCTGCATGGTCGCTGTGGGGCGGTGATGCGTGCGATCAGCATCATCGACACCGCCTTGTGGGACAGGAATGCACGAGCGGCGAATCTGCCGCTGTACAAGTATCTCGGCGCCAGTGACCTTGAGTCGGTTCCGGCCTACGCCAGTGGCGGCTATTACCTCGACGGCAAGACCCCGGATCATCTGGCGCAGGAAATGCTCAACCATGTCGAGCAGGGTTTTACCGCCGTCAAGATGAAGGTCGGGCGTGGAGATCTCGCTAGCGAGGAGGCTCGCCTCGCTGCGGTGAGGGAAGCCATTGGTCCGGACGTCCAATTGATGATGGATGCCAACAACGCCTGGCAGGACCTGCCCAGCGCGCTGGCATTCATGCGCATGGCCGAGCCCTATTCGCCGTTCTGGATCGAGGAACCGTTCAGTCCGGACGATATCGACAATCATCGACGTCTTGCCGAGCGCACGCCGATTCCGGTGGCAACCGGTGAGATCGAAGCGGGGCGCTGGCGCTTCCGTGAACTGCTCGACAAGGAAGCGGCGATGATTCTTCAGACCGACGCCGCAGTCTGTGGTGGCATCACCGAGTTCCGCCGCATCGCCGCCACGGCAGCCAGTTTCGGTGTCGAAGTCTACCCGCACTGGTTCCACGACTTGCATACCCACCTCGTGGCGTCGGCCCCCAATGTGCGCATGGTCGAATTCTTTGCCGATGATCAGGTGCTCAATTTCCGCCGCCTGGTCGATACCCAGCTCGAATGTCGCGATGGTCGCCTGTTGTTGCCGAAGAGGCCGGGGCTTGGCTTCGACTTCGACGCCGAGACCGTGGATCGCTATGCCAGTGATGCCTGGCAATAG
- a CDS encoding dihydrodipicolinate synthase family protein, whose amino-acid sequence MSQVTGKVWAPVITPFDSNLEPLVSRLVAHGHWLVSHGVGLAVFGTNSEANSMSVAEKQRLLSALVEGGIDGDRLMPGTGHCAIPDTVTLSRHALDCGCAGVLMLPPFYYKGVSDEGIFRYYAEVIERIGDDRLRLYLYHIPQVAQVPLSLSLIARLRAAFPNIIAGIKDSGGDWAHTQALIERFSDDDFAVYAGSERFLLDTLRAGGAGCISATANVNPQAIVALAASWQADDADDQQQRLNAVRDCFEGYPVIPAMKVATAHFSGQQTWRSVRPPLIDLDDDKSQQLIKQLEALSFVMPGMESSHA is encoded by the coding sequence ATGTCTCAAGTAACAGGCAAGGTCTGGGCGCCGGTGATTACGCCCTTCGATAGTAATCTGGAACCACTGGTGTCACGGCTGGTGGCCCATGGTCACTGGCTGGTGTCGCATGGCGTCGGCCTGGCGGTGTTCGGCACCAACTCCGAAGCCAACTCGATGAGCGTCGCCGAAAAGCAGCGACTGTTGAGTGCGCTGGTGGAGGGTGGCATTGATGGTGACCGGCTGATGCCTGGCACAGGGCATTGTGCGATTCCCGATACCGTCACGTTGTCGCGCCACGCGCTCGATTGCGGTTGTGCGGGGGTGTTGATGCTACCGCCGTTCTATTACAAGGGCGTCAGCGATGAAGGCATCTTCCGCTATTACGCCGAAGTGATCGAGCGGATCGGTGATGATCGCTTGCGCCTGTATCTCTATCACATTCCTCAGGTAGCGCAGGTTCCTCTGTCGTTGTCGCTGATTGCACGCCTGCGTGCGGCCTTTCCGAACATCATCGCCGGAATCAAGGACAGCGGTGGTGACTGGGCCCATACCCAGGCGCTGATTGAGCGCTTCTCTGACGACGACTTTGCAGTCTACGCCGGTAGCGAACGCTTTCTGCTCGATACGCTGAGAGCGGGAGGCGCGGGCTGTATCAGCGCCACGGCCAACGTCAATCCACAGGCAATCGTCGCGCTGGCCGCCAGTTGGCAGGCCGATGATGCCGACGATCAGCAGCAGCGGTTGAACGCGGTTCGAGACTGTTTCGAAGGCTATCCGGTCATTCCGGCGATGAAGGTGGCCACGGCGCACTTCTCCGGGCAGCAAACATGGCGCTCGGTACGTCCACCGCTGATCGATCTTGATGATGACAAGAGCCAACAGTTGATCAAGCAGCTTGAGGCGCTGAGCTTTGTCATGCCGGGAATGGAGAGCAGCCATGCCTAG
- a CDS encoding 2-hydroxyacid dehydrogenase, whose protein sequence is MPSQQYMGERRIVALRRLDEAQLERLRQVAVVDAFDDLTDDNRGAFMASLSRAHGLVGGKLELDEAMLEQAPLLEAVSTISVGYDHLPLAAMNERGILLCNTPDVLTETTADTAFALIMATQRRLVELSVMVREGRWQAHIDRPHFGTDVYGKTLGIVGAGRIGAAIARRGALGFNMPILYTANSPKPELETELGAQYCDLEELLGRADIVCLVVPWNADTHHLIDAEALARMQPHAALINVARGKVVDEPALIDALERGVIRAAGLDVFTEEPVSAYSPLVTMDNVVVLPHIGSATHETRDAMAQRAVDNIIGALAGDGPVSAVNESQWRRCHRSIEGSTEDNA, encoded by the coding sequence ATGCCTAGCCAGCAATACATGGGAGAGCGACGTATCGTTGCGCTACGTCGCCTCGACGAAGCGCAGCTCGAGAGACTGCGGCAGGTGGCTGTCGTTGATGCCTTTGATGACTTGACCGATGACAATCGCGGCGCCTTCATGGCGTCATTGTCCCGAGCTCACGGACTGGTCGGCGGTAAACTCGAACTCGATGAGGCAATGCTGGAACAGGCACCGTTGCTGGAAGCCGTCTCAACCATCTCGGTCGGCTACGACCATCTGCCATTGGCGGCGATGAATGAGCGCGGCATCCTGTTGTGCAATACGCCGGATGTGTTGACCGAGACCACCGCAGATACCGCGTTTGCCTTGATCATGGCGACCCAGCGTCGGCTGGTGGAGCTATCGGTGATGGTGCGCGAAGGGCGTTGGCAGGCACATATTGATCGGCCCCATTTCGGTACAGATGTGTATGGCAAGACGCTTGGCATTGTCGGTGCTGGAAGGATCGGTGCAGCCATCGCCAGGCGTGGCGCGTTGGGCTTCAATATGCCGATTCTTTATACCGCCAACTCGCCGAAGCCCGAGCTCGAGACGGAACTTGGAGCACAGTATTGTGACCTGGAGGAGTTGCTGGGGCGTGCGGATATCGTCTGCCTGGTGGTGCCGTGGAATGCCGATACCCACCATTTGATTGATGCCGAGGCGTTGGCGAGAATGCAGCCGCATGCAGCATTGATCAATGTGGCGCGTGGCAAGGTTGTCGATGAACCTGCGCTGATCGATGCCCTTGAGCGCGGAGTGATTCGTGCCGCCGGGCTCGATGTGTTCACCGAGGAACCCGTGTCGGCGTACTCACCATTGGTGACGATGGATAACGTTGTGGTATTACCGCATATTGGCTCAGCCACCCATGAGACTCGCGATGCCATGGCGCAACGCGCCGTGGACAATATCATTGGTGCACTGGCGGGTGATGGGCCGGTCAGTGCAGTCAATGAGTCGCAATGGCGACGATGTCATCGATCAATTGAAGGCAGTACAGAGGATAATGCATGA
- a CDS encoding alpha-hydroxy acid oxidase: MTARLERILNLDDFEHAARRHLPRPLMGYVSSVAEDGMTARASRDAFEDYQFLPRALVNVSTIDTRTELFGRRYALPFGIAPMGISALSAWRGDQVLAQSAASAEIPMIVSGSSLIAMEELAGENGTDWFQAYLPGTHEDIEALLARVERAGFRNLVITVDFAVPPNPETHRRHGFSSPLRPSPRLAWDGLVRPRWLFGTFLRTLIQHGMPHFENNAATRGVAVMARNVNRDFSGRRHLDWSTLAHVRKHWPGKLVVKGILHPDDARKAVATGADGLIVSNHGGRQLDSTVAPLRMLPEVLQAVDGSVPVMIDGGFRRGSHVLKALALGADFVFLGRPFNYAASVGGHQGVARAIHLLAEELERDMALLGVTDLAELGMQQLRPARAGD; the protein is encoded by the coding sequence ATGACCGCAAGGCTGGAACGGATTCTGAACCTGGACGATTTCGAGCACGCTGCTCGTCGACACCTGCCACGGCCATTGATGGGCTATGTGTCGAGTGTCGCGGAAGATGGGATGACTGCCCGCGCCAGCCGCGACGCATTCGAGGATTATCAGTTCCTGCCACGAGCATTGGTCAACGTCTCGACGATAGATACCCGCACAGAACTGTTTGGGCGCCGCTATGCCTTGCCGTTCGGCATTGCCCCGATGGGCATCAGCGCGCTGAGCGCCTGGCGTGGAGACCAGGTGCTGGCGCAATCGGCGGCGAGTGCCGAGATTCCGATGATCGTCAGTGGCTCCTCGCTGATTGCGATGGAAGAGTTGGCGGGCGAGAACGGAACGGACTGGTTTCAGGCCTACCTGCCGGGCACACACGAGGATATCGAAGCGCTGCTGGCGAGGGTCGAGCGCGCCGGTTTCCGTAATCTGGTGATCACCGTGGATTTCGCCGTGCCACCCAACCCCGAAACCCATCGTCGTCACGGTTTCTCCAGCCCGTTGCGTCCCAGCCCGCGTCTGGCGTGGGATGGCCTGGTGCGCCCACGCTGGTTGTTCGGCACCTTTCTGCGCACCCTGATCCAACACGGCATGCCGCACTTCGAGAACAATGCGGCAACTCGTGGTGTGGCGGTGATGGCGCGTAACGTCAACCGTGACTTTTCCGGACGCCGCCACCTCGACTGGTCAACGCTGGCCCATGTGCGCAAGCACTGGCCGGGCAAGCTGGTGGTCAAGGGCATTCTGCATCCCGATGACGCGCGCAAGGCCGTGGCAACGGGGGCCGATGGTTTGATTGTTTCCAATCATGGGGGGCGCCAGTTGGACTCCACCGTGGCCCCGCTGCGCATGCTGCCCGAGGTATTGCAGGCGGTCGATGGCAGTGTGCCGGTGATGATCGATGGTGGCTTCCGGCGCGGCAGTCATGTGCTCAAGGCGTTGGCCCTGGGTGCCGACTTCGTGTTCCTCGGCCGGCCCTTCAACTATGCGGCCAGTGTTGGCGGGCATCAGGGCGTGGCCCGCGCGATTCATCTGCTGGCGGAGGAGCTGGAGCGTGATATGGCATTGCTCGGTGTCACCGACCTCGCTGAGTTGGGCATGCAGCAACTACGCCCGGCAAGGGCAGGGGATTGA
- a CDS encoding helix-turn-helix domain-containing protein produces the protein MNIRPIRTEMDYRFALREVSAYFDDEPELGSEDGDRFEILLTLIEAYEARHFPVDLPGPIEAIKFRMEQEGLTAKDLEPAIGKRNRVYEVLNGKRNLTLAMIWKLHEMFGIPAESLIKPPRQTDKATVSA, from the coding sequence ATGAATATTCGTCCGATTCGTACCGAGATGGACTACAGGTTCGCTCTGCGGGAAGTGTCTGCATACTTTGACGACGAGCCTGAGCTCGGCTCCGAGGATGGTGATCGCTTCGAGATTCTACTGACATTGATCGAGGCCTATGAAGCCAGGCACTTTCCTGTGGACCTGCCTGGTCCCATCGAGGCGATAAAATTCCGCATGGAGCAAGAGGGCCTGACCGCCAAGGATCTTGAGCCAGCCATTGGCAAGCGTAACCGGGTTTACGAAGTTCTCAATGGCAAGCGTAATCTGACTCTGGCGATGATCTGGAAACTCCACGAAATGTTCGGAATCCCGGCTGAGAGCCTGATCAAGCCACCGCGTCAGACCGATAAAGCTACCGTATCAGCCTGA
- a CDS encoding STAS/SEC14 domain-containing protein, with the protein MLEKLPSPAPHVVALKVGGTVTARELQHAIDAVEAAKKDHGRISMLAEIDNLRWMTATAVLKDIGYGLTQFGELKRYHRAAVVTDQEWIKHMAHLEEKLFKAIEIKSFTTAERNAAIAWVSELPRGENEDPEDDGYHGA; encoded by the coding sequence ATGCTGGAAAAACTCCCTTCCCCCGCTCCCCATGTCGTAGCGCTCAAGGTAGGCGGTACCGTCACCGCCAGGGAACTGCAACATGCCATTGACGCCGTGGAAGCAGCAAAGAAGGATCACGGCAGAATCAGCATGCTTGCCGAGATCGACAACCTGCGTTGGATGACAGCGACCGCGGTCCTCAAGGATATCGGATATGGCCTGACCCAGTTCGGCGAACTCAAGCGCTACCACCGCGCTGCGGTGGTCACCGACCAGGAGTGGATCAAGCACATGGCGCACCTTGAGGAGAAACTGTTCAAGGCCATCGAGATCAAATCCTTCACCACCGCCGAGCGCAACGCAGCCATCGCCTGGGTCTCCGAGTTACCGCGTGGTGAGAATGAAGACCCAGAGGACGACGGCTACCACGGCGCCTGA